DNA sequence from the Cohnella herbarum genome:
TTCATAGATTTCCAAGCCGGGAGATTCGCGCAGATCGTCGATATCCGGCTTATAGGACATGCCTAAGATCAGCACTTTCGAGTTGCGGATCGATTTCGCGTACACATTTAGGACATGAGCCGTTTTGTTCAATACGTATTCCGGCATATTATCGTTAATCGATTGGGCCAATTCGATAAACTTGCTATAGAAACGGAATTCTTTGGCTTTCCAGGACAAATACATCGGATCCAGAGGAATACAGTGACCGCCGATTCCCGGTCCCGGATAGAAGGACATGAATCCGAACGGTTTCGTTGAAGCCGCTCGAATGACTTCCCACACGTCAATGACCATTCGATCGCACATCATGGCCAATTCGTTGACGAAAGCGATATTGATGCTGCGAAACGTATTTTCAAGCAGCTTGGACATCTCTGCCACTTTAGGAGAAGACACCGGGACGACGGTTTTGACCACATTGTTGTACAGCGTTACCCCGAGTTCTTTGCATTTCTCGGTCGTTCCGCCAATGACTTTAGGCGTATTGTACGTATTGAAGTTCGGATTACCCGGATCCACTCGTTCCGGCGAGAAGCAGAGGAAGAAATCCCGGCCTACCCTTAAGCCCAGAGCCTCAAGCTCGTATTCAATCAATTCTTCCGTCGTTCCGGGATACGTCGTGCTTTCCAGGACGATCAAGGTTCCTTTTTTGATATAGTTTTTGATCTCGTTCACGACGCTCACGATAAAAGAAGTGTCCGGATCTTGGTTTTCGCTGAGTGGAGTCGGTACGCAGATGCTGATCGTATCCAATTCCCGAATCGTTTCGAAGCGGTTCGTCGGCACAAACTTTCCGCTGCCCACGGCATCTGCCACCACGGAGCTTGGCACGTCTTGAATATAGGATTCTCCGCCCAGAAGAGACTCTACTTTACGCTCATCCAAATCAATGCCATAGACGGTAAAACCGCCTTTCACCATTTCCATCGATAGCGGCAAGCCGACATACCCGAGGCCAACGACGCCTACCTTCGCCGTTTTATTTTGCAAATTTTCTTTTAATATGTTGTATGTCATGTTCTATCCGCTCCTCGAATTCGCAAGATTAATGGTTCTCGGTCAGTCTTTTGATTTTCCATTCCAATTCGGAGATCGACAGAGGTTTAGTCACATAGTCGGCAGCCCCCGACTCGTAAGCCCGATTCCTGTTTTCCGAGAGCTGCCTGTCCGTCAGAACGATCACCTTGCCTTCATGCGAATCCTGGCGCTGGATGGTGCGGATGAGTTGGTACCCATCCAGGATAGGCAAATTCAATTCGGTAATGACGATGTCCGGCATGATTTGAACGAATAGATCGTAAGCCTCTTGCCCGTCTTTGGCTTCGTATACGAGATACCCCTTCAGCTCCAGTCGGATCTTGATGAATTCGCGAACGAGATCGTCGGGATCGGCTATCAGAACGGACGTCTCGGCATTGGCCGCCGTGAAGAAATGAATGTCATCATCGTTCCCCTTGCTCCGAATCGCCCGTTGAATGAAATCCGCGATCGCGGTCTCGGTCGGTTTTGCGCTCTCCGGAAAGCTGGATACGATCAATTGCCCTAACAGCAGATGCTGAGTTTGAAGAAAATCTTTTAAGACGAGAGACGCATAATGAGTAGTGCCCAAGGTCCCGCCGTCCAATACGGCGCACAAAACCTGATTCGCGTCGTCATAGATCAATTGGACGGAAAGAGAGGCATCGTTCTTCCTCATTAGCCCTTTTGCCTGATCAAGCGTTTTGGGGTTCATATTCGCGCATGGAGCCAGAATGACTCCGCACGTAGCGCTCTTCGCGGTCGCCACGTGAATGTATTGTAAAAGCTGCAGCGTGATTTCCTGAATTCCGTTGCGAATCACAATGGCCATATTTCCACTCCTCTAATAGATATCCGGGAACTTATTTATTGAAATTGGTTCTAACCATCGTTCCCCACGAATTATTGTTGCGGAAGAAGTCGATGTGTCCCAAGAACCTCCACAGAACGCCGACTTGACGATAACCGAGAAACATGAGGAAAGAGTAAATCATCATTTTGTTGAGATCGCTCAGCTTAGGATAACGACTAAAAGCTTTTTCTTCGATATACAAAGCTCCGAGACTAAGAATGAAGCAGGAGAAGAAGTTCACCAGCATAAAGACGGCGACCGTTTTCCAATCCGCCATATTCAGCAGCCAATACCCGATCATGGCGAGTAAGCCGCTCAAACGGAAGTACGGGTTCAACGTTTCGAATAGAATGTTATAAGGAAGCGTTAAAAGTCCGAACACTTTGTAACGGGGGCGGAATACCATATGGATTCCTTCTTCGATCATGTTCTTCAAGTTGCCGCGGCCCCAACGCATCCGTTGGCTGCTTAGAATCCGGTACGTATCCGGCGCTTGCGTCCAACACACGGCATCCGGGCAAAAGGCGACCTGATAAGGGATTTTGTTCTCCAGGCAATAACGGTGCAGCTTGATGACGATGTTCATGTCTTCCCCGGGGTATCCGCCGCGGTAACCGCCTACGGCAATCACTTTATCCTTCTGAAAAACGCCGAAGGCGCCGGATACGATGATCAATCCGTTAACGGAGCTCCAACCGATCCGACCGCCTAAGAAAGCTTTGATATACTCTACGTTCTGGAGAGCCGGCCACCATTGTCTGGGAAATCTAATCTTTTTAACGATTCCGTCTTCTACCGTGCAACTGTTAAGGATTCGAACGTTGCCCCCGACCGCCACCGTTTCTTCGGGATTTTCCATATACACTCTGGCGATTCTGGTCAGCGCATCCTTCTCTAATAGCGAATCCGCATCGATCGTAGAGATCAACGGATGGCGGGAAAGATTGATCCCGGCATTCAAGGAGTCCGCCTTCCCTCCGTTCTCTTTATCGATGAAATACAAGTTCGGATATTCCGGATTATGATAATAGCCTCTGACCTGTTCGGTTTTAATCCGTTTGGCAACGATAGGCTTGATTTCTTTCAGTTGAAACTCTTCGATCATGATTTTGGCCGTATCGTCTTTAGAGCCGTCGTTCACGACGATGACCTCGTATTCCGGGTAATTCAAGGCCAATAAGGAACGAACGTTTTCTTTAATCATTAACTCTTCGTTATACGCCGGGACTAGCAGCGATACCGGCGGTACGTGTTCGGATCCGGATAGCTTCCGTACGCGATTATATCGAATCCCTCTTTGAAGAGGAAACGTATGCCGAATCGATAGACCGAAAATCAGGAAATAAATGAATGTAATCGCCAACGCGTAATACATGGCGAAGTAACCGTATCCTAATAGAAATTCGCGCAAGAAGTTCGCGGCTTGTTGTAAATAATATTCCAGCATCCTCATTATTCGTTGCCCTCCTAAACCTGTAAGCTACACAACCCGATAGATTCGTTTGTACTTGCCGAACGTTTTCTCGTAATGGTAAACCAACGAATTATATCGCGTCAGTCGGTCAA
Encoded proteins:
- a CDS encoding nucleotide sugar dehydrogenase, whose translation is MTYNILKENLQNKTAKVGVVGLGYVGLPLSMEMVKGGFTVYGIDLDERKVESLLGGESYIQDVPSSVVADAVGSGKFVPTNRFETIRELDTISICVPTPLSENQDPDTSFIVSVVNEIKNYIKKGTLIVLESTTYPGTTEELIEYELEALGLRVGRDFFLCFSPERVDPGNPNFNTYNTPKVIGGTTEKCKELGVTLYNNVVKTVVPVSSPKVAEMSKLLENTFRSINIAFVNELAMMCDRMVIDVWEVIRAASTKPFGFMSFYPGPGIGGHCIPLDPMYLSWKAKEFRFYSKFIELAQSINDNMPEYVLNKTAHVLNVYAKSIRNSKVLILGMSYKPDIDDLRESPGLEIYELFKKSGAKVDYYDPYATSFQDEQGHSVHTVKYDTDAFSQYDCMVLVTNHRSFSYHELAEMGVPIIDTRNAFADIKSDNIHKLGTGIHQKDVKVLVGA
- a CDS encoding response regulator transcription factor gives rise to the protein MAIVIRNGIQEITLQLLQYIHVATAKSATCGVILAPCANMNPKTLDQAKGLMRKNDASLSVQLIYDDANQVLCAVLDGGTLGTTHYASLVLKDFLQTQHLLLGQLIVSSFPESAKPTETAIADFIQRAIRSKGNDDDIHFFTAANAETSVLIADPDDLVREFIKIRLELKGYLVYEAKDGQEAYDLFVQIMPDIVITELNLPILDGYQLIRTIQRQDSHEGKVIVLTDRQLSENRNRAYESGAADYVTKPLSISELEWKIKRLTENH
- a CDS encoding glycosyltransferase family 2 protein; translation: MREFLLGYGYFAMYYALAITFIYFLIFGLSIRHTFPLQRGIRYNRVRKLSGSEHVPPVSLLVPAYNEELMIKENVRSLLALNYPEYEVIVVNDGSKDDTAKIMIEEFQLKEIKPIVAKRIKTEQVRGYYHNPEYPNLYFIDKENGGKADSLNAGINLSRHPLISTIDADSLLEKDALTRIARVYMENPEETVAVGGNVRILNSCTVEDGIVKKIRFPRQWWPALQNVEYIKAFLGGRIGWSSVNGLIIVSGAFGVFQKDKVIAVGGYRGGYPGEDMNIVIKLHRYCLENKIPYQVAFCPDAVCWTQAPDTYRILSSQRMRWGRGNLKNMIEEGIHMVFRPRYKVFGLLTLPYNILFETLNPYFRLSGLLAMIGYWLLNMADWKTVAVFMLVNFFSCFILSLGALYIEEKAFSRYPKLSDLNKMMIYSFLMFLGYRQVGVLWRFLGHIDFFRNNNSWGTMVRTNFNK